The region CAAGTTCTCACGGTGGCTGCGGCAATGACTCACTTGTTTAACCTGTTTACAACATAGTCAAAAGCCCAAGTACCTTCTCGCAAGTGTTGACAGAGAGGATGACCGAGATCGTTCTTCTTAGTGATCTCTCGCAAGGGGTGCATCCAGCCTTCAAGACCGCAGAAAGTAATGGCGCCGTAGTTGGGGATAGTGTAAGTACCATCACCACCTTGATAAAAAGGGTCAGTACACTGAAAACGGAGAGGTACGTAGTGGAAGCTTTACCGGTAGCATCCTGCTCTTCACCGTCAGCCCtgtggaggatgacgtTGAGGTCCACCAAGTCCAGTTGGCTCATAGCATCTATAGCACCTTCTTTGCAGAACGCATCCAGATCACCAGAAATATCCTATATAGAAGCAGACGCTGTCAGTCGCCAAGCGTGACTAAATATCACAAAGTTCACTCACGCTCATCTGAGTAGCAAAGACCATGATGCTTCCGGGAGCGAAATCTTCTGGCACAACAACCTCTTGATActcctctccattctcaATGCCTTTGGTAATCTCAGGGGGGCCAATCTCTGTAAGGGTCGACGGGATGCCACGATGAGTAGAGGGGTCGTCCTCCCATTCTTCAAAGCGGGTCTTGATAGAGGCACCGAAGATATATGAGATAGAGGTTCGACCGAGTCTAATGGGTTTGACTAATGTACACAAAGTCAGTGGTATCTCCCTACTGTACATCGAGTTTTACTAACCCCATCCTCGACCTTTGAAGCCCGGGTAAGCCGTATGAGCAACAAGCATGTATCCCTTGTGGGTGACGGGGTGAATTCGGTGAATCATGAGGTACTGAAACTCTTATCAGCCTTTTATTTTGCACGACGATCATGAAACTCACCTCGCCGTCCTCATGCACGTAGCCTTCAGAGTAACCaccctccatcatctccacatGAAGGGCGTTCAACACTCGCTTGACATTACCGATACCGCTAgacttctccttctccttacTAATGACTTCATACTTTCTGTTATCGGTGACCAGATCAAGTAGCTTGGGGTAGAGGTCATCAAAACCTTTGTTGGATCCCAAAGCGGCAGCACAAAAGGTCACAAGAGCACCTGTAGACAAGGCATCTTCAGCAGTTCGCTTGTCTCGAGGGGACTGGTTGTCGTGGGTAAGGTCATAGAAGACTGCGTGGGGCACAGAGCCTTGAAGAGGGGTGACAAGCGCCGGACGGGTGCTGGACTTTGACGATGAAAGGCTAAGGTGGACTTCTCCTGATGATGTAAGGCATGCAACGTCCATAGAACCCACAGGCTTCCCAAGACCAAATCTCCAGAGGAGATCCGCAAAGTTCTTGACAGTGTTGCCGTTGTAAGCCTCCCTGACGAGACTGTTGATACCCAACTCCCTGACAAACTTCAAGTCCATCTCCTGGCTTCCAGTAAAGAGTTCAGCCATGACGTAGAGATTCGGGTTCACTCGTCGACCAGCGTCGATGATGGCCTTGCCCAAGGGCAACGGGGTAGAGTGACAATTGTCCAAACGGAAACCATCAAACATCCCAGCGAGAAGTTCGGCGTAGGAGATCATGTGCTGCCATAGCCACGGGTTGTCAGAAGCTTGAGAACCGTATCGGAGCTTGACACAATCATCCCAGACAATGACCTGACGGCGGAGGTAGGCTTTAGAAGGGTATTCGGCAAAGTTGTTTAGAGGATCAGCAGCCCACATCCACCCGTTGTTGGCGACAGCGAGGGCATTCTCGGGGTGTTTCTTGGTAATGTCGTTCTTGGGGATTCGAGTGAAGTAGCGCTCCAGGATCGCCCGCCTGATTTTGTTAACTACTGCCTATGGCAGTTGAAATACAACTCACTCTTCGGTAAGCTCTCCAAGCTTAGGTCCACCCTCCTCCAATCTAGTATATCTCAACCTCCCCACAACACCATCGATACCAGCCTGGATATCCTCATTACATTCCTTATAAAGGTCCACATTCAGCACATCCAAGATCTTGCCCCATCGACTGGCTTGGTTCTCTGCCGAATCACCTGGGTAAGCAGCTTGAATAAATCCTGCAGCCACAGCGGGAGGGACAGAGGTGCAGTACCGAGAGGAGTAAGCGCGATAAGAAGTGATGATATCGGAAGACTTGACAATTTCGGCGAGTTCATTGAGTGACTTGCCTTGAAGGGAAGATCCCTCCCAAGGCTTGGGCGCTTCAGGCTTGGAATTGAGCAAAGAATCGGCAACAGCACGCTCAGAACCTTGGACGTCAAAGATGTAGTACTCCCACAATTTGGCGTCGTCGATGGAAGATTTGATGTGGGGGATTAACGCCTGGAGGTCGGATTCGGATTTGAGGTTGGTGGGGAGACCAACGGACGAGAGCCTTGATGTCAAGCCAAGCAGAGCATCCTCAAATTCGAGAGCAGGGGCGAGATGAGGAGTGTTGTATGGTGAATAACCTACATTTGACTTAGCTAACGATCGCTCCCCTTTGTGACGACTTACCAGCTTCAGGGTGCTCCTGCAACCAAGGCGAGTCATACGCAGTGTGATTTAACACCACGTCAGTGACACCCCCCAATCCGtacttttcctttgcaAACTTCaacacttcttcaacctccttTACCCCACCATCCTTCGCCTTGGAGTCCTTCAAAAGGTCTATATCAAAGACCAGTTGGTTTTGAATAGAGTAGGGACTGCCAGACATGCCTTTTTGTTGAAGAGGCGCCCAATGAAGCATATTGTAGCCTCT is a window of Cryptococcus neoformans var. neoformans JEC21 chromosome 10 sequence DNA encoding:
- a CDS encoding Glycogen debranching enzyme, putative, with product MTILDSLKPSNIEIPKPKAVLQGDGKKTPKTPQDEAISFFSREGDGEPVQVWELSLEDDGGPSPEKSYIRLPPPFKPYVLRFTLQPGTDVTRNGVLKSDFPMDGGAFKRDDWKERKLPSNLSKPIEVDLPISAPGAFCYFIEYDSPDSTGRVQGRKGYFNVDPIITLPARTPFFPPDTPITSGPLKDESSGAILPKDKQLSLDGLIIISVLAKWMGKTTEWEPFFAEASRRGYNMLHWAPLQQKGMSGSPYSIQNQLVFDIDLLKDSKAKDGGVKEVEEVLKFAKEKYGLGGVTDVVLNHTAYDSPWLQEHPEAGYSPYNTPHLAPALEFEDALLGLTSRLSSVGLPTNLKSESDLQALIPHIKSSIDDAKLWEYYIFDVQGSERAVADSLLNSKPEAPKPWEGSSLQGKSLNELAEIVKSSDIITSYRAYSSRYCTSVPPAVAAGFIQAAYPGDSAENQASRWGKILDVLNVDLYKECNEDIQAGIDGVVGRLRYTRLEEGGPKLGELTEERAILERYFTRIPKNDITKKHPENALAVANNGWMWAADPLNNFAEYPSKAYLRRQVIVWDDCVKLRYGSQASDNPWLWQHMISYAELLAGMFDGFRLDNCHSTPLPLGKAIIDAGRRVNPNLYVMAELFTGSQEMDLKFVRELGINSLVREAYNGNTVKNFADLLWRFGLGKPVGSMDVACLTSSGEVHLSLSSSKSSTRPALVTPLQGSVPHAVFYDLTHDNQSPRDKRTAEDALSTGALVTFCAAALGSNKGFDDLYPKLLDLVTDNRKYEVISKEKEKSSGIGNVKRVLNALHVEMMEGGYSEGYVHEDGEYLMIHRIHPVTHKGYMLVAHTAYPGFKGRGWVKPIRLGRTSISYIFGASIKTRFEEWEDDPSTHRGIPSTLTEIGPPEITKGIENGEEYQEVVVPEDFAPGSIMVFATQMSDISGDLDAFCKEGAIDAMSQLDLVDLNVILHRADGEEQDATGGDGTYTIPNYGAITFCGLEGWMHPLREITKKNDLGHPLCQHLREGTWAFDYVVNRLNKQTFDLPRLEAPAKWFASRFDQIKATAPSFMRPKYFSLVIHEAYKAARRAVVEQCSEFVSSGHSLTHNLALCSVQMYGLVKSASLDPGRAVPSLAAGLPHFAAGWARCWGRDVFISLRGLFLTTGNYPAARAHILSFGSTLKHGLIPNLLDSTRNPRYNCRDGPWWFIQNIQDYTHMAPNGLTILSDKVKRRFPADDTWVAWDSPRAYEYESSVAELIQEILQRHAEGIEFREYNAGPNLDMDMRDEGFNQKIWVDWETGIIFGGNRYNCGTWMDKMGSSEKAGNKGLPATPRDGAPIEITGLLKSALTWLDKLSKGGKFPFKGVNASVKGKKRLVTYKEWSDLIQASFEKHYYVPSDPAEDDKYVINKGLVNRRGIYKDVFGTPKDREWSDYQLRCNFTLPMVVAPELFTPSKAIGALSIADAVLRAPLGMKTLDPSDSQYRGDYDNSNDGTDQAIAKGWNYHQGPEWGFPLGWFLMAYLKFDRLAGEGKSNPTKTMHYISNILRNLARHIESDPWRGLPELTNSNGSFCYDSCNTQAWSASTILDVLEEMHKIGKN